One Kwoniella pini CBS 10737 chromosome 11, complete sequence DNA segment encodes these proteins:
- a CDS encoding pre-mRNA-splicing factor PRP46, with the protein MSTSVIPPTDGTAGPSNGLPPLADLVRRSTKRTRIVYGVEGNSIDDGLAKANKIKLASKLAAEYRDVQTLPPILASQQGPAGPKRPAASANGPSAPGPQAGQKLIGGPEDSQSSSNGSIPAAEPRSLVKFRHQQGFAAEGGQASSRLSQALMRKKEAREVKPEYHPQWKLTRVISGHMGWVRAVAVDPGNQWFATGAGDRVVKIWDLASGELKLSLTGHISTVRGLAVSDRHPYLFSCAEDKMVKCWDLETNKVIRHYHGHFSGVYSLSVHPTLDVLVTAGRDASVRVWDMRSRANIFTLTGHTSTVADVKTQDSDPQIISGSMDSTVRLWDLAAGKCMTTLTHHKKSVRALAIHPTEYSFASASSGGNNIKKWKCPEGTFVHNFVGHEAIINTMSVNSEGVLFSGADNGSLTLWDYKTGLPFQHLKDIPQPGSLDAEAGVFCSTFDKTGTRLITGGADKTIKVYSEQA; encoded by the exons ATGTCTACTTCAGTCATCCCGCCCACTGATGGTACTGCTGGTCCATCGAATGGATTACCTCCTTTGGCTGATCTAGTTCGAAGAAGTACGAAGAGGACGAGGATAGTATATGGTGTGGAAGGGAATTCTATAGATGATGGATTAGCAAAAGC GAACAAGATAAAGCTTGCGTCGAAACTCGCAGCAGAATACAGAGATGTACAAACCCTTCCTCCTATATTAGCAAGTCAACAAGGACCTGCAGGACCCAAAAGACCTGCTGCTTCTGCCAATGGTCCATCGGCACCAGGACCACAAGCGGGACAGAAGCTGATAGGAGGGCCGGAAGATAGTCAATC ATCTTCAAACGGTTCGATACCCGCTGCCGAACCTAGATCTTTGGTAAAATTCAGACACCAACAAGGGTTCGCTGCTGAAGGTGGTCAAGCTTCGTCAAGATTATCGCAGGCTTtaatgagaaagaaggaagcTAGAGAAGTCAAACCGGAATATCATCCTCAAT GGAAACTCACAAGAGTGATTTCGGGTCATATGGGTTGGGTAAGAGCGGTAGCTGTGGACCCGGGGAATCAATGGTTTGCAACCGGTGCAGGTGATCGAGTAGTGAAG ATCTGGGATTTGGCAAGTGGAGAATTGAAACTATCTTTGACTGGTCATATTTCGACAGTTCGAGGGTTGGCGGTGTCAGATAGGCATCCTTATCTTTTCTCGTGTGCCGAGGATAAG ATGGTCAAATGTTGGGATTTGGAAACGAATAAAGTGATCAGACATTATCATGGTCATTTCTCTGGTGTTTATTCCTTATC TGTTCATCCCACGCTCGATGTGCTCGTTACTGCTGGTCGAGATGCGAGTGTTCGA GTCTGGGATATGCGAAGTCGAGCCAACATCTTTACCCTGACTGGACACACAAGTACGGTTGCAGATGTAAAAACACAAGATTCAGATCCCCAAATCATTTCAGGAAGTATGGATTCTACAGTTCG ATTATGGGATTTGGCAGCTGGAAAGTGTATGACAACTTTAACGCATCACAAGAAATCAGTCAGAGCATTAGCTATCCATCCTACCGAATATTCATTCGCATCTGCAAGTTCGGGTGGTAATAATatcaagaaatggaaatgtCCTGAAGGAACTTTTGTCCATAACTTTGTGGGACACGAAGCTATCATAAATACTATGAGTGTCAACTCGGAAGGTGTATTGTTCTCTGGTG CCGATAATGGTTCATTGACTTTATGGGATTACAAAACTGGATTACCATTCCAACACCTCAAAGATATTCCTCAACCTGGTTCTCTGGATGCTGAAGCT GGTGTATTCTGTTCTACTTTCGATAAGACCGGTACGAGGTTGATCACTGGTGGTGCGGATAAGACTATCAAGGTGTACTCTGAGCAAGCGTAG